A segment of the bacterium genome:
AAGCCAAAGTATGCTCTCGTTTCTTTAGCGCTCTCTAAAGACAGTTTGACCAGAGATGTGGATGGTCTATACGAAGGTATGCTAAAGTGTGGAAGGAAATTTGGAGTCAGGATAGTCGGTGGTGATGTAGTCTCTTCTCCCGGGAATGCGGTAATCACTCTAAGTTTACTGGGAGAAGTGGCCAGAGGAAGGGTGGTCTATCGCTCTGGAGCTAAGGTGGGAGACAGGATACTGGTTACGGGAAATTTTGGAGATTCGGCTGCTGGGTTAGAAATACTTAAGGGGAGATGGAAAATTCCCGGGAAATCCGATTATCTCCAGAAGTGTAAGAAGAATCTTATAAAGAAACATCTACTTCCCCAGCCGAGAGTGAAAGAGGCAGAAATTATCTCCGGGAAAAGACTGGCAACAGCTATGATTGATAGTAGTGATGGATTGGACTTATCAATAAGGTTCATCTGCCAGTCGAGCAAGGTTGGTGCTAAAATCTGGCTGGAGAAGATTCCCATTTCACCTTGTTTAAGGTCTTTCACTTCTCCAAGAGAAGGCCCATCTTCTTCAGAACCGGAAGGAGCTATCAGGAGTTTAATCTTTGCTCTCTATGGTGGGGAGGATTATGAACTGGTGTTTACGGTTCCCAGGGGGAAGGTTAAGAAGGCATTGAGAGACGTTCCCTATACTATAATGATTGGTGAAATTGTGCCGGCAAGATGGAGAGTAAGGTATCTGGATAAGGAAAGTAGAGAAGTTAAATTAAAAGGGCGGGGATACGAACATTTCCAAACCTCTCCATATTTTTGGAGTCCTCCCGAAAGGGAGGGATAATAAATGGAACCTTGCTTTCGCAAGGACTCCAGAGTATTTGACTTTATTGAATAATGAAGAATAGAGGTTGGGTAAAGTTTACCAAGAGCGAGGAAGAGACGAGAAAGATTGGTAGAGCAATCGGCAAAAGCCTTCTGCCGGGAGACATAATCTGTCTTGTTGGCGAGCTCGGCTCTGGCAAGACGACCATTACCCAGGGCATTGCCCAGGGGTTGGGAGTTCAAGGCTCTGTAAGTAGTGCCACCTTCAAGTTAATTAACGAGTATAAAGGAAGAATTCCAGTCTACCATTTTGACCTCTTTCGTCTTGATAAATTATCCGAAGTAGAAGAACTGGGTTATAGAGAATACTTCTATAATCAGGGAGTAACAATTATTGAATGGGCGGAGAAGATGAGACCACTTTGGCCGGAAAAGAGAGTGGAAATAGAATTAAAAATAATTTCTGAGAATAATCGGGAGATAAAGATAACTAATCTAATTGACAGGGAAATCAGTCTAAATGATAATTCTGGGAATAGAGACATCAACTAAAACCTGTAGTATAGCCCTGACAGATGGAAAGAAGTTAGGGGATGAGATTTCACTCCATCTGGGACTTTCCCATTCGGAAAGGGTAATTCCGCTCATTGATGAAATATTGAAAAGAAATGGCATGGCTATCAAAGATATAGATGGAATTGCGGTGTCCATTGGTCCAGGTTCATTTACGGGAATTCGCGTGGGAGTTTCCACAGCCAGAGGGCTTGCTCAGAGTTTAAACATTCCCCTGATAGGAATTCCCAGCCTCGATGGATTAGCCTTTGGTATGGAAACATCCGGAGAGCTTGTTTGCCCGATGATTGATGCTCTACGCCGGGAAATCTACACTGCACTATATGATGGCAGAAAGAGATTGACTCCCCATCAACTAATTGGAATAGAGGACTGGTTGAAAATATTGAAAGATAAAAGTGAAACTATACTCTTTCTTGGTGAAGCAGTGGACCTTTATGAAAATCTAATTAAGGATTTTCTAAAGAAGAAAGCAAAAATTGTCAAGAAGGAAAGGCGTTACGTTTCGGCAGCCCGCGTTGCCCAGTTGGGTTTGGAGAAACTTGTTTCCGGGGAAGGGAAAAAGTATGATGAAGTCTTTCCCCTATATATAAGGAGAGCGGAGGCTGAAGTGAAATGGGAAGAGAAGGAAAGATTGAAAAAGCCTTGAAATTTTCCATATTCCCATTGGATTACAACGACCTCAAGGACGTGGTGGAGATAGAAAGCGTATCTTTTCCTGAACCGTGGTCACTGTCAATGTTCTATCATGAGTTGGTACTACCTTTTTCCTACTTTTATGTAATGAGAGAAGATTCTCAGGAAAAGAAGAAGAGCAGGATGATTGCTTATGGTGGTTTCTGGATGGTTAAACAGGAAGCGCACATAACCAATCTTGCCGTACATCCAGACTATAGGAATCGTGGCTTTGGGAGTGAGTTTCTCAGATTTCTTTTGGAGAAGGCAAAAAATTTGGGAGCCAGAGTAGCAACCCTGGAAGTTCGAACTTCCAATAAGGTAGGACTGAAGTTGTACGAGAAATGGGGTTTCCGGAAGACGAAAATCAAGAAAGGCTATTATGCTTATACCGGAGAAGATGCCATTGTAATGGAGAAGAGAGATCTATAATGAAAGATAGTTTGTTCATCGCTTGAGGAATTTCTTAACGCCAAAAAACTCCGGACTCTGCAGGGCGCAAAAATAAACTCCCCCCGATTCCATCGGGAGTCGAACAAATTTTTGCTTGGAAGAGGATTAGTCGTCCTCGTTTTTTGGCTGAAATTCCCAGTGCTCTTCCACAAACTATCTTTCAAATGTAAAAGGAGGAAAGGGAAAAGATATTTTGTTCATCGTTGTAGGGGCGATCCCGATGCATCGGGATGGTCGCCCAAAATAAGGGACGGCATAGAATCCGTCCCCTAAAGAAAGGGAGGGATAGATGCCAAAATTAAAATTGGGTTTACCAAAAGGGAGCCTTCAGGTGCCAACTATGGAATTGTTCCGTAAAGCTGGCATACGCATTTACGTAGGAGGGAGGTCATATTTTCCCTCATGCGATGACTCGGAATTAGAAGTTATGCTGGTAAGGGCTCAGGAGATGGCCAGATATGTTGAGGATGGTACTTTCGATGCAGGGCTCACTGGCTACGACTGGATTAGAGAGAACAAGGCAAAAGTAAAAGAAGTGTGTGAGCTTGTATATTCCAAGTCGGGGTACCGTCCGGTGAAGTGGGTCCTGGCTGTTTCTAACAATTCACGGGTTAGATCCGTGAAAGACCTGAAAGGAAAGAGGATAGCTACCGAGTTAGTCAACGTAGTTAAAGATTATTTAAAGAAGAAAAAAGTAAAAGCAGATGTGGAATTTTCCTGGGGGGCAACCGAGGGAAAGGCAGGGACTTTAGCTGATGCTATTGTGGAATTGACCGAGACCGGCTCTTCTCTGGAG
Coding sequences within it:
- the thiL gene encoding thiamine-phosphate kinase, with the protein product KPKYALVSLALSKDSLTRDVDGLYEGMLKCGRKFGVRIVGGDVVSSPGNAVITLSLLGEVARGRVVYRSGAKVGDRILVTGNFGDSAAGLEILKGRWKIPGKSDYLQKCKKNLIKKHLLPQPRVKEAEIISGKRLATAMIDSSDGLDLSIRFICQSSKVGAKIWLEKIPISPCLRSFTSPREGPSSSEPEGAIRSLIFALYGGEDYELVFTVPRGKVKKALRDVPYTIMIGEIVPARWRVRYLDKESREVKLKGRGYEHFQTSPYFWSPPEREG
- the tsaE gene encoding tRNA (adenosine(37)-N6)-threonylcarbamoyltransferase complex ATPase subunit type 1 TsaE, with the translated sequence MKNRGWVKFTKSEEETRKIGRAIGKSLLPGDIICLVGELGSGKTTITQGIAQGLGVQGSVSSATFKLINEYKGRIPVYHFDLFRLDKLSEVEELGYREYFYNQGVTIIEWAEKMRPLWPEKRVEIELKIISENNREIKITNLIDREISLNDNSGNRDIN
- the tsaB gene encoding tRNA (adenosine(37)-N6)-threonylcarbamoyltransferase complex dimerization subunit type 1 TsaB, whose protein sequence is MIILGIETSTKTCSIALTDGKKLGDEISLHLGLSHSERVIPLIDEILKRNGMAIKDIDGIAVSIGPGSFTGIRVGVSTARGLAQSLNIPLIGIPSLDGLAFGMETSGELVCPMIDALRREIYTALYDGRKRLTPHQLIGIEDWLKILKDKSETILFLGEAVDLYENLIKDFLKKKAKIVKKERRYVSAARVAQLGLEKLVSGEGKKYDEVFPLYIRRAEAEVKWEEKERLKKP
- the rimI gene encoding ribosomal protein S18-alanine N-acetyltransferase — translated: MGREGKIEKALKFSIFPLDYNDLKDVVEIESVSFPEPWSLSMFYHELVLPFSYFYVMREDSQEKKKSRMIAYGGFWMVKQEAHITNLAVHPDYRNRGFGSEFLRFLLEKAKNLGARVATLEVRTSNKVGLKLYEKWGFRKTKIKKGYYAYTGEDAIVMEKRDL
- the hisG gene encoding ATP phosphoribosyltransferase, translated to MPKLKLGLPKGSLQVPTMELFRKAGIRIYVGGRSYFPSCDDSELEVMLVRAQEMARYVEDGTFDAGLTGYDWIRENKAKVKEVCELVYSKSGYRPVKWVLAVSNNSRVRSVKDLKGKRIATELVNVVKDYLKKKKVKADVEFSWGATEGKAGTLADAIVELTETGSSLEANYLRTIDTIIESTTRFIANKGSYQNPWKRKKIENIAILLQGALAAEGMVGLKMNVRKEDISKLMKILPALKKPTVSLLTIPGWLALEIILKEEMVKKILPELKRAGAEGIIEYPLNKVIY